The Sphingomicrobium sp. genome has a window encoding:
- a CDS encoding magnesium transporter CorA family protein: MLRTYGPNCDGSILNAAHQRIPDEATWIDLEEPTHEEERLVEQCIGVEVPTHDEMAEIEPSSRLYDMDGALYMTASVIRGIEENRPATTPISFVLAGNRLVTIRYETPKPVRDFGSHARRDPDLVRDGPTALIRLLDAIIDRLADEIEAAGGKMEALSEAVFEEQQDERRIPAHKLTLLLTRIGRTQTLLTKIRFSAVTTIRMLSFLAASHLLHEDSRADLRNQVQSLATDAAALSEHASFLSDNLTFLLDASLGLISIEQNAAMKLFSWAAVVFLPPTLIAGIFGMNFHYMPELDWRYGYPVALIVMLVSAIGPYLYLRKRGWI, translated from the coding sequence ATGCTCCGAACCTATGGGCCCAACTGCGACGGAAGCATCCTGAACGCGGCGCACCAGCGCATTCCGGACGAAGCAACCTGGATCGACCTCGAGGAGCCGACGCACGAGGAAGAACGCCTGGTGGAGCAGTGCATCGGGGTCGAGGTTCCGACCCATGACGAAATGGCGGAAATCGAGCCGTCGAGCCGCCTCTACGATATGGACGGGGCGCTCTACATGACGGCCAGCGTCATTCGCGGAATCGAGGAGAACCGGCCGGCAACGACGCCGATCAGCTTCGTCCTTGCAGGCAACCGCCTAGTCACCATCCGCTACGAAACGCCCAAGCCGGTGCGCGACTTCGGCAGCCATGCGCGTCGCGACCCCGATCTGGTGCGCGACGGCCCCACGGCGCTGATCCGCCTGCTCGACGCGATCATCGACCGCCTCGCGGACGAGATCGAAGCCGCCGGCGGCAAGATGGAAGCCTTGTCGGAGGCTGTCTTCGAGGAACAGCAGGACGAACGCCGGATCCCGGCGCACAAGCTCACCTTGCTCCTCACCCGAATCGGGCGGACCCAGACGCTGCTCACGAAGATCCGCTTCTCGGCGGTCACGACCATCCGGATGCTGAGCTTCCTCGCCGCATCCCACCTGCTCCACGAGGACAGCCGCGCGGACCTTCGCAACCAGGTGCAGAGCCTCGCCACCGACGCCGCCGCCTTGAGCGAGCATGCAAGCTTCCTGTCGGACAACCTCACCTTCCTGCTCGATGCATCGCTCGGGCTCATCAGCATCGAGCAGAATGCGGCGATGAAGCTCTTCTCCTGGGCCGCGGTCGTATTCCTGCCGCCGACGCTGATCGCCGGCATTTTCGGCATGAACTTCCACTACATGCCCGAGCTCGACTGGAGGTACGGCTACCCCGTCGCGCTGATCGTCATGCTGGTCAGCGCCATCGGCCCCTATCTCTATTTGAGGAAGCGCGGCTGGATTTAG
- the acnA gene encoding aconitate hydratase AcnA, whose translation MIPTGQDSLRTRSTLTVQGKSFAYYSLPKAAETLGDVSRLPFSMKVLLENLLRFEDGDTVTRDDLQAMADWLKERKINREIQYRPARVLMQDFTGVPAVVDLAAMRDAMKQLGGDPQKINPLVPVHLVIDHSVMVDEFGNPQAFEKNVEFEYERNGERYEFLKWGSKAFDNFKVVPPGTGICHQVNLEHIAQTVWTSEDQSGETIAYPDTLVGTDSHTTMVNGLGVLGWGVGGIEAEAAMLGQPVSMLIPEVVGFRLDGELREGITATDLVLTVTQMLRAKGVVGRFVEFYGPGLDNLPLADRATIANMAPEYGATCGFFPVDERTIDYLKLTGRDDERIELVRAYAQAQGLWRDANGPEPLFTDTLELDMSSIEPSLAGPKRPQDRVLLSDVDEQFNGDLQKVYNKLDDPRVPVEGLEHDLGNGDVVIAAITSCTNTSNPSVLIGAGLVARKAREKGLQVKPWVKTSLAPGSQVVTDYLNESGLSEDLNALGFDLVGYGCTTCIGNSGPLPEPISKAVNENDLVAVSVLSGNRNFEGRVSPDCRANYLASPPLVVAYALKGTVRADMVGEPLGTGSNGEPVFLKDIWPSNDEIRELIDAHVHSTMFRSRYADVYRGDERWQAIDVTGGDTYSWPAGSTYIQNPPYFTGMTMEPVPPGDIIRARPMAVFGDSITTDHISPAGAIKPDSPAGRYLLDRQVSRGQFNSYGSRRGNHEVMMRGTFANIRIRNRMLDGVEGGFTRYAPTGETMAIYDAAMLYKQDNRPLVVIAGKEYGTGSSRDWAAKGTVLLGVRAVIAESFERIHRSNLVGMGVLPLQFNEGNTAESLGLTGQEKYTIAGIAELKPRQDVEVQVTRDKGEEFSFTARCRIDTYNELEYFRAGGILQYVLRRLAAA comes from the coding sequence ATGATTCCCACCGGCCAGGACAGCCTCCGCACCCGTTCGACCCTCACCGTCCAGGGCAAGAGCTTCGCTTATTATTCGCTGCCCAAGGCGGCGGAGACGCTCGGCGACGTGTCGCGCCTGCCCTTCTCGATGAAGGTGCTGCTGGAAAACCTCCTGCGCTTCGAAGACGGCGACACCGTTACCCGCGACGACCTTCAGGCGATGGCCGACTGGCTGAAGGAGCGGAAGATCAACCGCGAGATCCAGTATCGCCCGGCGCGCGTGCTGATGCAGGATTTCACCGGCGTCCCCGCGGTCGTCGACCTCGCCGCCATGCGCGACGCGATGAAGCAGCTTGGCGGCGACCCGCAGAAGATCAATCCGCTGGTGCCCGTCCACCTGGTCATCGACCACAGCGTGATGGTCGACGAGTTCGGCAACCCGCAGGCCTTCGAAAAGAACGTCGAGTTCGAATATGAGCGCAACGGCGAGCGCTACGAATTCCTGAAGTGGGGCAGCAAAGCCTTCGACAATTTCAAGGTCGTGCCGCCGGGCACCGGCATCTGCCACCAGGTGAACCTGGAACATATCGCCCAGACCGTCTGGACCAGCGAGGACCAGAGCGGCGAAACCATCGCTTACCCGGACACCCTTGTCGGCACCGACAGCCACACGACCATGGTCAACGGCTTGGGCGTGCTCGGCTGGGGCGTCGGCGGGATCGAGGCCGAAGCCGCGATGCTCGGCCAGCCGGTCAGCATGCTGATCCCCGAAGTCGTCGGCTTTCGGCTCGACGGCGAGCTTCGCGAAGGCATCACCGCGACCGACCTGGTGCTGACCGTCACGCAGATGCTGCGTGCAAAGGGCGTCGTCGGCCGCTTCGTCGAATTTTATGGGCCGGGCCTCGACAATCTGCCGCTGGCCGACCGGGCGACCATCGCGAACATGGCGCCGGAATATGGCGCGACCTGCGGCTTCTTCCCGGTGGACGAGCGCACCATCGATTATTTGAAGCTCACCGGCCGCGACGACGAGCGGATCGAGCTGGTCCGCGCCTATGCCCAGGCTCAAGGCCTGTGGCGTGACGCGAATGGGCCGGAGCCTTTGTTCACAGACACGCTGGAGCTCGACATGAGCTCGATCGAGCCGTCGCTTGCGGGCCCCAAGCGGCCGCAGGACCGGGTCCTGCTCAGCGACGTCGACGAGCAGTTCAACGGCGATCTCCAGAAGGTCTACAACAAGCTCGACGATCCGCGGGTGCCGGTCGAGGGCCTGGAGCACGACCTCGGCAACGGTGACGTCGTCATCGCCGCGATCACCAGCTGCACCAACACGTCGAACCCGTCGGTGCTGATCGGCGCCGGCCTGGTCGCCCGCAAGGCGCGCGAGAAGGGGCTGCAGGTGAAGCCGTGGGTGAAGACCAGCCTCGCGCCCGGGAGCCAAGTGGTCACCGACTATCTCAACGAGAGCGGCCTCAGCGAAGATCTGAACGCACTCGGCTTCGACCTGGTCGGTTACGGCTGCACGACCTGCATCGGCAATTCGGGTCCGCTCCCCGAGCCGATCAGCAAGGCGGTCAACGAGAACGACCTGGTCGCCGTCAGCGTCCTTTCCGGCAACCGCAACTTCGAAGGCCGCGTGTCGCCGGATTGCCGCGCCAATTACCTCGCCTCGCCGCCGCTGGTCGTCGCTTATGCGCTCAAGGGCACGGTGCGCGCCGACATGGTGGGCGAGCCGCTCGGCACCGGCTCGAACGGCGAGCCGGTGTTCCTGAAGGACATCTGGCCGTCGAATGATGAGATCCGCGAGCTGATCGACGCCCACGTCCATTCGACCATGTTCCGCAGCCGCTACGCCGACGTCTATCGCGGCGACGAGCGCTGGCAGGCGATCGATGTCACCGGCGGCGACACCTATAGCTGGCCGGCGGGATCGACCTACATTCAGAACCCTCCCTACTTCACCGGCATGACGATGGAGCCGGTACCGCCGGGCGACATCATTCGCGCCCGGCCGATGGCCGTGTTCGGCGATTCGATCACCACCGACCACATTTCGCCCGCGGGCGCGATCAAGCCGGACAGCCCGGCCGGCCGCTACCTGCTCGACCGGCAGGTCAGCCGCGGCCAGTTCAACAGCTACGGCTCGCGCCGGGGCAATCATGAAGTGATGATGCGCGGCACCTTCGCCAACATCCGCATCCGCAACCGAATGCTGGACGGGGTCGAAGGCGGCTTCACCCGCTATGCGCCGACCGGCGAGACGATGGCGATTTATGACGCGGCGATGCTGTACAAACAGGACAACCGGCCGCTCGTCGTCATCGCCGGCAAGGAATATGGCACCGGATCGTCGCGCGACTGGGCAGCCAAGGGCACGGTGCTGCTGGGCGTTCGGGCGGTGATCGCCGAAAGCTTTGAGCGCATCCACCGCTCCAACCTGGTCGGCATGGGCGTGCTCCCGCTGCAGTTCAACGAGGGCAACACGGCCGAGAGCCTCGGCCTGACGGGCCAGGAGAAATATACGATCGCCGGCATCGCGGAGCTGAAGCCGCGCCAGGATGTCGAGGTGCAGGTGACGCGGGACAAGGGCGAGGAGTTCAGCTTCACCGCCCGGTGCCGCATCGACACCTATAACGAGCTCGAATATTTCCGGGCCGGCGGCATCCTCCAGTACGTGCTGCGGAGGCTGGCGGCCGCGTGA
- a CDS encoding 3-methyl-2-oxobutanoate dehydrogenase (2-methylpropanoyl-transferring) subunit alpha, whose translation MSDRDPDLRRNAPKLQLHVPEPPFRPGDTPDFSSIQVPAAGEAPRPDSTAAAAETHSLATSLVRVLDDDAKAVGPWDPKLDADTLRKMLRDMVTVRVFDDRMYRAQRQGKTSFYMKCTGEEAIAVAAATAMDRDDMHFPTYRQQGLLISRGYPLVEMMNQIYSNRGDKLRGRQLPIMYSDKAHGFFSISGNLGTQFPQAVGWAMGAAIKGDSRIAMGWIGDGATAEGDFHSAMTFAAVYNVPVILATVNNQWAISSFSGIAGGERATFAQRGVGYGVASLRVDGNDALAVYAAVQWAAERARSNSGPTLIEFFTYRAEGHSTSDDPSGYRPTNEAKAWPLGDPIERLKSHLIALGEWDEQRQEALVAECDAAVRAAQKESERRGILPQQGNENIESMFEDVYAEVPWHIAEQRDASLREARD comes from the coding sequence ATGAGTGACCGGGACCCAGACCTGCGCCGCAACGCGCCCAAGCTGCAGCTGCACGTGCCGGAGCCGCCATTTAGGCCTGGCGATACGCCGGACTTTTCGTCGATTCAGGTGCCCGCGGCCGGCGAAGCGCCGCGTCCCGACAGCACTGCGGCTGCGGCCGAAACTCACTCGCTCGCCACCTCGCTCGTGCGCGTGCTCGACGATGACGCGAAGGCAGTCGGCCCGTGGGACCCGAAGCTCGACGCGGACACGCTTCGCAAGATGCTCCGCGACATGGTCACCGTTCGCGTCTTCGACGACCGGATGTACCGGGCTCAGCGGCAGGGGAAGACCAGCTTCTACATGAAGTGCACCGGCGAGGAGGCGATTGCGGTCGCGGCGGCCACCGCGATGGACCGCGACGACATGCACTTCCCGACCTACCGGCAGCAGGGGCTCTTGATCTCGCGCGGCTATCCGCTGGTCGAGATGATGAACCAGATCTACTCGAACCGCGGCGACAAGCTTCGCGGTCGCCAGCTGCCGATCATGTATTCGGATAAGGCGCACGGCTTCTTCTCGATCTCCGGCAACCTCGGCACGCAGTTCCCGCAGGCGGTCGGCTGGGCGATGGGCGCCGCGATCAAGGGCGACAGCCGCATCGCGATGGGCTGGATCGGCGACGGCGCGACCGCGGAAGGCGACTTCCACAGCGCCATGACTTTCGCCGCCGTCTACAACGTGCCGGTGATCCTCGCGACGGTGAACAACCAGTGGGCGATCTCCAGCTTCTCCGGCATTGCCGGCGGCGAGCGCGCGACCTTCGCGCAGCGCGGCGTCGGCTATGGCGTCGCCAGCCTGCGCGTCGACGGCAATGACGCGCTTGCCGTCTACGCCGCGGTGCAATGGGCGGCGGAGCGCGCGCGTTCGAACAGCGGCCCGACGCTCATCGAGTTCTTCACCTACCGCGCCGAGGGCCATTCCACGTCCGACGACCCCTCCGGGTACCGCCCGACCAACGAAGCCAAGGCGTGGCCGCTCGGCGATCCGATCGAGCGGCTGAAGTCGCACCTGATTGCACTCGGCGAGTGGGACGAACAGCGGCAGGAGGCGCTGGTCGCCGAATGCGACGCTGCGGTCCGCGCGGCCCAGAAGGAATCGGAACGGCGAGGCATCCTGCCGCAGCAGGGCAATGAGAATATCGAGAGCATGTTCGAGGACGTCTACGCCGAGGTGCCGTGGCACATCGCCGAGCAGCGCGACGCGTCGCTGAGAGAGGCGCGCGACTGA
- a CDS encoding alpha-ketoacid dehydrogenase subunit beta, with protein sequence MNMIQALNDAHKVVMAADEDIVVFGEDVGYFGGVFRVTEGLQKQFGKTRAFDAPISEGGIVAAAVGMAAYGLKPLIEIQFADYIYPGYDQIVSEVAKMRYRTAGEWTMPMVIRTPYGGGIFGGQTHSQSPESLFTHIAGLKVVVPSTPYDAKGLLISAVEDPDPVIFFEPKRIYNGPFDGHHDKPVKPWSKHPASEVPEGHYTVPIGKAAVVREGEALTVLTYGTMVHVSLAAVEENGIDAEVIDLRTLVPLDLATIEGSVKKTGRCLVVHEAPRTSGFGAELVSLVQERCFYHLEAPVERVTGWDTPYPHAYEWAYFPGPKRLKHALEKVMAD encoded by the coding sequence ATGAACATGATCCAGGCGCTCAACGACGCGCACAAGGTGGTGATGGCCGCCGACGAGGACATCGTCGTCTTCGGTGAGGACGTCGGCTATTTCGGGGGCGTCTTCCGCGTCACCGAAGGGTTGCAGAAACAGTTCGGCAAGACGCGCGCATTCGACGCGCCGATCAGCGAGGGCGGCATCGTCGCCGCCGCGGTCGGGATGGCGGCCTATGGCTTGAAGCCGCTGATCGAGATCCAGTTCGCCGATTACATCTACCCGGGCTACGACCAGATCGTCAGCGAAGTCGCGAAGATGCGCTACCGCACGGCCGGCGAGTGGACGATGCCGATGGTCATCCGCACGCCCTATGGCGGCGGCATTTTCGGCGGTCAGACGCACAGCCAGTCGCCCGAAAGCCTGTTCACCCACATCGCCGGCCTGAAGGTGGTCGTGCCCTCGACGCCCTACGACGCGAAGGGCCTCCTCATCTCCGCAGTCGAGGATCCCGACCCGGTGATCTTCTTCGAGCCCAAGCGCATCTACAACGGCCCGTTCGACGGCCATCACGACAAGCCGGTGAAGCCCTGGTCCAAGCACCCGGCCAGCGAGGTGCCCGAAGGCCATTACACCGTGCCCATCGGTAAGGCGGCGGTCGTTCGTGAAGGCGAAGCGCTGACGGTGCTCACCTACGGCACCATGGTGCACGTCAGCCTCGCCGCGGTCGAAGAGAATGGCATCGACGCCGAGGTGATCGACCTGCGCACCCTCGTTCCGCTGGATCTCGCGACCATTGAGGGATCGGTGAAGAAGACCGGTCGCTGCCTAGTCGTCCACGAAGCGCCCCGCACCAGCGGCTTCGGCGCGGAACTGGTCAGCCTGGTGCAGGAGCGCTGCTTTTACCACCTCGAAGCGCCGGTCGAACGCGTCACCGGCTGGGACACGCCCTATCCGCACGCCTACGAATGGGCCTATTTCCCCGGCCCGAAGCGCTTGAAGCACGCTCTTGAAAAAGTGATGGCAGACTAA
- the fumC gene encoding class II fumarate hydratase encodes MANDTRTETDSFGPIDVPADAYWGAQTERSIGNFPFGPREQMPLEIVHALGFVKQAAARVNARIGGLDPQLAEAIQQAAAEVARGDLDSQFPLVIWQTGSGTQSNMNANEVIAGRANEILSGKRGGKEPVHPNDHVNKGQSSNDSFPTAMHIAAAVAVNKKLLPALRMIHARLADQAQRWDDIVKIGRTHLQDATPLTLGQEFSGYAAQIEDCIARVEGVLPRVLRLAQGGTAVGTGLNAPKGFAEEFAKEVANLTQLPFTSMPNKFAGLAAHDDLVELSGVLNVIAVALTKIANDVRLLGSGPRCGLGELKLPENEPGSSIMPGKVNPTQAEMLTMVAAQVMGNHVAVTVGGLQGHMELNVFKPLIGANVIRSINLLSTGMESFTERMLDGTEPDRERISRLMNESLMLVTALAPEIGYDNAATIAKHAHKKGLTLKAAGLELGLVDEATFDRVVKPETMVGR; translated from the coding sequence ATGGCGAACGACACGCGCACCGAGACCGACAGCTTCGGTCCGATCGACGTCCCCGCGGACGCTTATTGGGGCGCGCAGACCGAACGCAGCATCGGCAATTTCCCCTTCGGACCGCGCGAGCAGATGCCGCTGGAGATCGTCCATGCACTGGGCTTCGTGAAGCAGGCGGCGGCGCGGGTGAATGCGCGCATAGGCGGGCTCGACCCGCAGCTTGCCGAAGCGATCCAGCAGGCGGCGGCGGAAGTCGCGCGCGGCGACCTCGACAGCCAGTTCCCGCTCGTCATCTGGCAGACCGGGTCGGGCACCCAGTCGAACATGAATGCCAATGAAGTGATCGCCGGCCGCGCCAACGAAATCCTTAGCGGCAAGCGCGGCGGCAAGGAGCCGGTCCATCCGAACGATCACGTCAACAAGGGCCAGTCGTCGAACGACAGCTTCCCGACGGCGATGCACATTGCCGCGGCGGTGGCGGTCAACAAAAAGCTGCTGCCGGCCCTGCGCATGATCCACGCGCGGCTCGCCGACCAGGCGCAGCGCTGGGACGACATCGTCAAGATCGGCCGCACCCACTTGCAGGACGCGACGCCGCTGACGCTTGGCCAGGAATTCTCCGGCTATGCGGCGCAGATCGAGGACTGCATCGCGCGGGTCGAAGGCGTGCTGCCGCGTGTGCTTCGCCTTGCGCAGGGCGGCACTGCGGTCGGCACTGGATTGAACGCGCCCAAGGGTTTTGCCGAGGAGTTCGCGAAGGAAGTCGCGAACCTCACGCAGCTGCCCTTCACGTCGATGCCGAACAAGTTCGCCGGGCTGGCCGCGCACGACGACCTGGTCGAGTTGTCGGGCGTGCTCAATGTGATCGCCGTGGCGCTGACCAAGATCGCCAATGACGTCCGGCTGCTGGGCTCGGGTCCGCGCTGCGGCCTGGGCGAATTGAAGCTTCCTGAGAATGAGCCGGGAAGCTCGATCATGCCGGGCAAGGTCAATCCGACGCAGGCGGAGATGCTGACGATGGTCGCCGCGCAGGTGATGGGCAATCACGTCGCAGTCACCGTCGGCGGGCTTCAGGGCCATATGGAGCTGAACGTGTTCAAGCCGCTGATCGGCGCCAATGTGATCCGCTCGATCAACCTGCTGTCGACCGGGATGGAAAGCTTCACGGAGCGCATGCTCGACGGCACGGAGCCGGACCGCGAGCGGATCAGCAGGCTGATGAACGAGTCGCTGATGCTGGTGACCGCGCTGGCGCCCGAGATCGGCTACGACAATGCGGCGACCATCGCCAAGCATGCGCACAAGAAGGGCCTGACGCTGAAAGCGGCCGGGCTCGAGCTTGGCCTTGTCGACGAGGCGACGTTCGATCGGGTCGTGAAGCCGGAGACGATGGTCGGCCGCTAA
- a CDS encoding DUF2585 family protein, with protein MKTSRTVIAALLIVAVAAAAELAMGRNPICTCGTIDLFVASRDSPKTSQMLADWYSLSHIVHGLLFYALLWLVARRWPVGRRFVAAIGIEAAWELLENTPLIIDRYRETTAALGYTGDSVLNSVSDIAMMALGFLAARKLPLWAAVLLVLALETIPLFVIRDNLFLNVWNLLAPNAGVAAWQAGG; from the coding sequence ATGAAGACGAGCCGCACCGTCATTGCCGCACTGCTGATCGTTGCTGTGGCGGCCGCCGCCGAGCTGGCGATGGGCCGCAACCCGATCTGCACCTGCGGCACGATCGACCTGTTCGTCGCCAGCCGCGACAGCCCGAAGACCAGCCAGATGCTCGCCGACTGGTACAGCCTCAGCCACATTGTCCACGGGCTACTGTTCTATGCGCTTCTGTGGCTCGTCGCGCGGCGCTGGCCGGTGGGCCGACGCTTCGTCGCGGCGATCGGCATCGAAGCGGCTTGGGAGCTGCTCGAAAACACGCCGTTGATCATTGACCGCTATCGCGAAACGACGGCGGCGCTCGGCTACACCGGCGACAGCGTTCTCAATTCTGTGTCCGACATCGCGATGATGGCGCTGGGTTTCCTCGCCGCGCGCAAGCTTCCGCTCTGGGCCGCCGTGCTGCTGGTCCTCGCGCTCGAAACGATCCCGCTGTTCGTGATCCGCGACAATCTGTTCCTCAATGTCTGGAACTTGCTGGCGCCAAACGCGGGAGTCGCGGCGTGGCAGGCCGGCGGGTGA
- a CDS encoding acyloxyacyl hydrolase yields MFRPLLIASAILAAAPADAQELFGGVFIHGVDTPLTLGGDPENGLDLQLGVRARSIGTIFGRPIQPYAFGALNTAGKTSFVAAGVSTKFGDRVYVRPGIGLALHNGLTEQFDNPFNRRVEFGSRLLFEPEVAVGVRINPRLTAEASLVHLSHGTLFGGQNPGIDTIGVRLNLGL; encoded by the coding sequence ATGTTCCGACCGCTGCTGATCGCCTCCGCCATTCTCGCCGCCGCGCCCGCCGATGCTCAGGAGCTGTTCGGCGGTGTCTTCATCCACGGCGTCGATACGCCGCTCACTTTGGGCGGCGATCCGGAAAACGGCCTCGACCTGCAACTCGGCGTCCGTGCCAGGAGCATTGGCACGATCTTCGGCCGTCCGATCCAGCCTTACGCATTCGGCGCCCTCAACACGGCGGGCAAGACCAGCTTCGTCGCCGCCGGCGTTTCCACGAAGTTCGGCGATCGCGTCTACGTTCGCCCCGGGATCGGCCTGGCGCTGCACAACGGCCTGACCGAGCAGTTCGACAATCCCTTCAACCGCCGCGTCGAGTTCGGCTCGCGCCTGCTGTTCGAGCCGGAGGTTGCCGTCGGCGTGCGGATCAACCCGCGGCTGACTGCGGAGGCGAGCCTGGTCCATCTCAGCCATGGCACGCTGTTCGGGGGCCAGAACCCCGGCATCGACACGATCGGCGTTCGGCTGAACCTCGGGCTTTAG
- a CDS encoding dihydrolipoamide acetyltransferase family protein — MARYEFKLPDIGEGIAEAEIVAWHVKVGDTIGEDQQIADMMTDKATVEMESPVAGKVVELAGEVGDQIPIGSVLAVIETEGAAGGDASLPTSEQDGTETSGGGQRTDDVPMADGAVTPTPAQEEELPITKVEEASKAARPEPSSNSVPQVESSASTSSARTGGAHVLASPAVRQRARDLGVDLSQVKTASDRIRHSDLDAYLLYNGGNVSSRPASAPRQDQTIKVVGLRRKIAENMAEANRRIQHFTLVEEYDVTALEEARQMMNRDRGSNPKLTLLPFLITALSRGLAEWPMLNATFDDEAMVVTRHGAVQMGVATQTQNGLMVATIRDAQSRSIWELASEILRLSEAARSGKASREELSGATFTVSSLGPMGGITSTPVVNPPQVAIVAVNKIEDKLVPVGGEIEVRKRMNLSLSCDHRVVDGWDAASFMQTLKGYIENPLRLLSA, encoded by the coding sequence ATGGCTCGATACGAATTCAAGCTGCCGGACATCGGCGAAGGTATTGCCGAGGCGGAGATCGTCGCTTGGCACGTGAAGGTCGGCGACACGATCGGCGAAGACCAGCAGATCGCCGACATGATGACGGACAAGGCGACGGTCGAAATGGAATCGCCGGTCGCCGGCAAGGTCGTGGAGCTGGCCGGCGAAGTCGGTGACCAGATACCGATCGGCTCGGTCCTGGCGGTGATCGAGACTGAAGGCGCTGCTGGCGGCGACGCGTCGCTTCCGACCAGCGAGCAGGACGGCACCGAGACCAGTGGCGGCGGCCAGCGTACCGATGATGTGCCGATGGCCGACGGTGCAGTCACCCCGACGCCGGCGCAGGAAGAAGAGCTGCCGATTACGAAGGTCGAAGAGGCCAGCAAAGCCGCGCGCCCTGAGCCGTCTTCCAATTCTGTGCCGCAAGTCGAAAGCAGTGCTTCGACAAGCTCAGCACGAACGGGAGGAGCCCACGTCCTCGCCTCGCCGGCCGTCCGCCAGCGCGCGCGCGACCTCGGCGTGGATCTCTCCCAGGTAAAGACCGCGTCCGACCGTATCCGCCACTCGGACCTCGACGCTTACCTGCTGTACAACGGCGGCAACGTCTCCAGCCGACCCGCTTCGGCGCCGCGGCAGGACCAGACCATCAAGGTCGTCGGGCTGCGCCGCAAGATCGCCGAGAACATGGCCGAGGCGAACCGGCGCATCCAGCATTTCACCCTGGTCGAGGAATATGACGTAACCGCGCTTGAGGAAGCGCGGCAGATGATGAACCGCGACCGCGGCTCGAACCCGAAGCTAACGCTCCTGCCGTTCCTGATCACGGCCTTGTCGCGCGGCCTCGCCGAATGGCCGATGCTCAACGCGACCTTCGACGATGAAGCCATGGTCGTCACCCGCCATGGCGCCGTGCAGATGGGCGTCGCGACGCAGACCCAGAATGGGCTGATGGTCGCGACCATCCGCGACGCGCAATCGCGCTCGATCTGGGAGCTCGCGTCGGAAATCCTCCGCCTCTCCGAAGCCGCGCGCAGCGGCAAGGCGAGCCGGGAGGAGCTGTCCGGCGCGACCTTCACCGTCTCGAGCCTCGGGCCGATGGGCGGGATCACTTCGACGCCGGTGGTCAATCCACCTCAGGTCGCAATCGTCGCCGTGAACAAGATCGAGGACAAGCTCGTCCCCGTCGGTGGCGAAATCGAAGTTCGGAAGCGGATGAACCTTTCGCTCAGCTGCGACCACCGCGTGGTCGACGGCTGGGACGCTGCTAGCTTCATGCAGACCTTGAAGGGCTACATCGAAAACCCGCTGCGGTTGCTTTCGGCCTAA